A genome region from Dioscorea cayenensis subsp. rotundata cultivar TDr96_F1 unplaced genomic scaffold, TDr96_F1_v2_PseudoChromosome.rev07_lg8_w22 25.fasta BLBR01002018.1, whole genome shotgun sequence includes the following:
- the LOC120257330 gene encoding ribosomal protein S7, mitochondrial: protein MGDLDGEQKQLIKKLVNFRMINGKRTRVRAIVYKTFNRPARTERDVIKLMVDAVDNIKPICEVVKVGVAGTIYDVPGIVTRDRQQTLAIRWILGAAFKRRISYRISLEKCSFAEILDAYRKRGIARKRRENLHGLASTNRSFAHFRWW from the coding sequence ATGGGGGACTTGGATGGTGAGCAAAAACAATTGATCAAGAAGTTGGTCAACTTTCGCATGATAAATGGTAAAAGAACTAGAGTTCGTGCTATTgtttataaaacttttaatcGCCCAGCTCGAACTGAACGCGATGTAATCAAACTTATGGTTGACGCCGTAGATAATATAAAGCCCATATGCGAAGTGGTAAAAGTAGGAGTCGCAGGTACTATTTATGATGTCCCTGGGATTGTAACCAGGGATCGTCAACAAACCTTAGCTATTCGTTGGATCCTTGGAGCTGCTTTCAAACGACGTATAAGCTACAGGATAAGCTTAGAGAAATGTTCATTTGCTGAGATACTGGATGCTTACCGAAAGAGGGGAATTGCACGTAAGAGAAGAGAGAATCTTCATGGACTAGCTTCCACCAATCGAAGTTTCGCGCATTTCAGATGGTGGTAA